The Streptomyces albofaciens JCM 4342 genome has a segment encoding these proteins:
- a CDS encoding PhoX family protein, whose amino-acid sequence MPSRRLPLFATGHHSPHSPDTCRFKCGNACAQDAPNRSGNTYFGKLLHTAFSRRAVLGAGALVWVASPPTPAGAVGPAARRTAAHGFEPVPPDTADRVTVPTGFTHEVLIRWGDPVLPGAPPFDFDHQTEAAQARQFGVNNDYCALVPLRGDGRWLMVSNHEYATEPLMFPDWDPAAPTEAQVRTAWAAYGMSVVLVERSPDDGRLRARVDGRWNRRITLTTPFEVRGPAAGAPLLRTSGDPGGTRVLGTMANCSGGTTPWGTVLSGEENVHMPFAHADRVTDPLVAEGLRRYGFPEGPSLRRWETYDSRFDLGREPHEAHRFGWIVEIDPLEPDSVPVKHTALGRFKHEGANISVAPDGRVVAYMGDDERFEYLYKFVSDGHIRDGHDAAARAHNKRLLDSGTLYAARFSGDSPPEEIDGSGRLPEDGAFDGSGEWIPLAHNGRSFVPGMSAEEVYVFTRIAADRAGATPMDRPEDVQPHPVTGRVYAAMTNNDHRGRSGRPGPDEANPRVRNRDGHVLELCERGDDPTAERFGWRLLLVCGDPRSPGTYYGGFDKSRVSAISSPDNLAFDAHGNLWIATDSGGQGGRNDGLYMVPLSGPERGRVQRFLTVPTGAECCGPVIGPDFVLVSVQHPGELPDASPQHPASHWPDGGAAQPRAAVVAVRRTAGGPILGTPR is encoded by the coding sequence GTGCCATCCCGGCGTCTCCCCCTTTTCGCCACCGGCCACCATTCCCCCCACTCCCCCGATACCTGCAGATTCAAGTGCGGAAACGCTTGCGCCCAGGACGCCCCCAACAGGTCGGGGAATACCTACTTTGGCAAGTTATTACACACGGCCTTTTCTCGCAGGGCCGTGCTGGGCGCCGGCGCCCTCGTGTGGGTGGCGTCGCCCCCGACGCCCGCGGGGGCCGTCGGCCCGGCCGCACGGCGGACGGCGGCGCACGGCTTCGAGCCCGTGCCGCCCGACACCGCGGACCGGGTCACCGTCCCCACGGGCTTCACGCACGAGGTGCTGATCCGCTGGGGGGATCCGGTCCTGCCGGGCGCGCCGCCCTTCGACTTCGATCACCAGACCGAGGCCGCGCAGGCGCGGCAGTTCGGGGTGAACAACGACTACTGCGCCCTCGTCCCCCTGCGCGGCGACGGGCGGTGGCTCATGGTCAGCAACCACGAGTACGCCACCGAGCCGCTGATGTTCCCCGACTGGGACCCCGCCGCCCCCACCGAGGCCCAGGTGCGCACCGCCTGGGCGGCGTACGGGATGTCCGTGGTGCTGGTGGAGCGGTCCCCCGACGACGGGAGACTGCGCGCCCGGGTGGACGGGCGGTGGAACCGGCGCATCACCCTGACCACTCCCTTCGAGGTGCGCGGCCCCGCGGCGGGGGCGCCGCTGCTGCGCACGTCGGGCGACCCCGGCGGTACGCGCGTGCTGGGCACGATGGCCAACTGCTCGGGCGGGACGACGCCCTGGGGCACCGTGCTGTCCGGCGAGGAGAACGTGCACATGCCCTTCGCCCACGCCGACCGGGTGACCGACCCGCTGGTCGCCGAGGGGCTGCGGCGGTACGGGTTCCCGGAAGGGCCGTCGCTGCGCCGCTGGGAGACCTACGATTCCCGGTTCGATCTCGGCCGCGAGCCCCATGAAGCGCACCGCTTCGGCTGGATCGTGGAGATCGACCCCCTGGAGCCGGACTCCGTGCCGGTGAAGCACACCGCGCTGGGCCGCTTCAAGCACGAGGGCGCCAACATCTCGGTCGCACCGGACGGCCGCGTCGTGGCCTACATGGGTGACGACGAACGCTTCGAGTATCTCTACAAGTTCGTTTCCGACGGGCACATACGCGACGGCCACGACGCGGCCGCCCGCGCGCACAACAAGCGGCTGCTGGACTCGGGGACGCTGTATGCCGCCCGGTTCAGCGGTGACAGCCCGCCGGAGGAGATCGACGGGTCGGGGCGGCTGCCCGAGGACGGCGCGTTCGACGGCTCGGGCGAGTGGATACCGCTGGCGCACAACGGCCGCAGCTTCGTGCCCGGGATGAGCGCGGAGGAGGTGTACGTCTTCACCCGGATCGCGGCCGACCGGGCCGGCGCGACCCCGATGGACCGGCCCGAGGACGTGCAGCCGCACCCGGTGACCGGGCGCGTGTACGCCGCCATGACCAACAACGACCACCGGGGACGGAGCGGCCGGCCGGGGCCCGACGAGGCCAATCCGCGCGTCCGGAACCGCGACGGTCACGTCCTGGAGCTGTGCGAACGCGGCGACGACCCGACCGCCGAGCGGTTCGGCTGGCGGCTGCTCCTGGTCTGCGGCGACCCCCGGTCCCCGGGGACGTACTACGGGGGGTTCGACAAGAGCCGGGTGAGCGCGATCTCGTCACCCGACAACCTGGCCTTCGACGCGCACGGCAACCTGTGGATCGCCACCGACTCGGGCGGCCAGGGCGGCCGGAACGACGGCTTGTACATGGTGCCGCTCAGCGGCCCCGAACGCGGCCGGGTCCAGCGGTTCCTCACCGTGCCCACCGGAGCGGAGTGCTGCGGTCCGGTCATCGGGCCGGATTTCGTCCTCGTCTCGGTGCAGCATCCCGGCGAACTGCCCGACGCGAGCCCGCAGCACCCCGCCTCGCACTGGCCGGACGGCGGTGCCGCCCAGCCGCGTGCCGCCGTCGTCGCCGTACGCCGCACGGCGGGCGGGCCGATCCTGGGCACGCCTCGGTAG
- a CDS encoding class I SAM-dependent methyltransferase: MNFSPAADFYDKTRGGEARGRRIAPAIAARIAKDELTLDAGMGTGVVALALTETGHSVVGIDLSHSMLTKAVHRVGNVAAAASLTDLPFPGETFSQVYSVWVTHVVGDLRKGLSEVHRVLKPGGRYVVIPGMILFDDHPVSRIMEEIQSRTAEADDRAERIVPLAESVGFTTVEAGELEAAVHEHSPEQIASGLEQRMLYHLWAVDDAVFDEKVAPLVRELRALPDPDQPVVRRTRRQIIVLEKRA, from the coding sequence GTGAACTTTTCCCCGGCAGCTGATTTCTACGACAAGACACGTGGCGGCGAGGCACGCGGCCGCAGGATCGCGCCGGCCATCGCCGCACGCATCGCGAAGGACGAGCTGACCCTCGACGCGGGCATGGGCACCGGTGTGGTGGCCCTGGCGCTCACCGAGACGGGGCACTCCGTGGTGGGCATCGACCTGTCGCACTCCATGCTGACGAAGGCGGTGCACCGCGTCGGGAACGTCGCCGCGGCCGCCTCGCTGACCGATCTGCCGTTCCCGGGCGAGACCTTCTCCCAGGTGTACAGCGTCTGGGTCACCCATGTCGTCGGCGACCTGCGCAAGGGCCTGTCCGAAGTGCACCGGGTGCTCAAGCCCGGCGGCCGGTACGTGGTGATCCCGGGCATGATCCTCTTCGACGACCACCCGGTCAGCAGGATCATGGAGGAGATCCAGTCCCGTACGGCCGAAGCCGACGACCGCGCCGAGCGCATCGTGCCGCTGGCCGAGTCGGTGGGCTTCACCACCGTCGAGGCCGGCGAGCTGGAGGCGGCGGTGCACGAGCACAGCCCCGAGCAGATCGCCTCCGGCCTCGAACAGCGCATGCTCTACCACCTGTGGGCCGTGGACGACGCGGTCTTCGACGAGAAAGTGGCGCCTCTCGTACGGGAGTTGCGCGCGCTGCCGGATCCGGACCAGCCGGTCGTACGGCGGACCAGACGACAGATCATCGTCCTTGAGAAACGAGCGTGA
- a CDS encoding bifunctional 4-hydroxy-2-oxoglutarate aldolase/2-dehydro-3-deoxy-phosphogluconate aldolase: MADEHRTQLTAEIAASPLIAMLTEPGSPAVPAVTEELGKAGIRAVEITLTSPDALDAVRRSVATGATLVGAGTVRDRETARRAVDAGAHYLLTPGVLPEVLDEAAALGVPVVCGAFTTTEVMEAWRLGAALVKLFPARLGGPAYLASLTMAFADIPIVPTGGITADDLADYFAAGAHAAALGRPLVGDALHGGDPAGVRHRAAGLLDQVRAARA, translated from the coding sequence ATGGCCGACGAGCACCGTACCCAGCTGACCGCCGAGATCGCGGCCAGCCCGCTGATCGCCATGCTCACCGAGCCCGGCTCACCCGCCGTACCGGCCGTGACCGAAGAACTCGGCAAGGCGGGCATCCGGGCCGTGGAGATCACCCTCACCTCGCCGGACGCGCTCGACGCCGTGCGGCGCAGCGTCGCCACCGGGGCCACCCTGGTGGGTGCCGGGACCGTACGCGACCGGGAGACCGCGCGGCGCGCGGTCGACGCGGGCGCGCACTACCTGCTCACCCCGGGAGTGCTGCCCGAGGTGCTGGACGAGGCCGCGGCGCTGGGCGTCCCCGTGGTGTGCGGCGCGTTCACCACCACCGAGGTGATGGAGGCCTGGCGGCTCGGCGCCGCCCTGGTGAAGCTCTTTCCCGCACGCCTGGGCGGGCCCGCGTACCTGGCCTCGCTCACGATGGCGTTCGCTGACATCCCGATCGTCCCGACCGGCGGCATCACCGCCGACGACCTGGCCGACTACTTCGCGGCGGGCGCCCACGCGGCGGCCCTCGGCCGCCCGCTCGTCGGCGACGCGCTGCACGGCGGAGACCCGGCCGGCGTACGGCACCGGGCCGCCGGCCTCCTGGACCAGGTGCGCGCCGCACGGGCCTGA